The window GACTATCAGATGAAATTAAAATCGTTGCCGTCCTCGCGCCCAAAAGACGCATCATCCAATGCGGGGTAATACTTTTGTTCTCAAGTGTATTCATCAGTATCTCAATTAAAAAAAGAAAAAGTCTCCTTACTTCGGAGACTTTTTTAAAAAATAGATGCGGTGTACATAATTCCTACTGTTGTGGTATAAATAGAGTTTTTCTATATATTTCCTTTTCATGCCTTCGGCGACTTCATTTTTTTGCGCGCCCAAAAAAATGAAGCAAAAAAAGGGCGCCCCTGCGGGGGGCTTGCACAGCGCAAAGCGTTTTTGTGATAATACGCCATGCTGTGGCCTGCACAGTTGGGATACCATAAGGATGCCCGCTGCGAGACGGACTTGCGCGCTGTGCATAATGGCTTTGATTGATGGCGTTTTGTGAGGGTGTGTTTTTGTGAGGGCTTATCTGAAGTACTGCGCAACATAAATTCTTAATTTTTAATTGCCTTCACTCACCTATCTCATCAAACCCATTCACAACCCGGCTGATCAACCCGTATTCCACAGCCTCATCGGGACTCATCCAATAATCTCGATCCGTATCTTCCTCAATCTTTTCAAGTGGCTGACCGGTCTCATCGGCATACATCTCGTTAATCTTCTTCTTAATCTTCACGACCTCCTCAGCCGTGCGTCGCACATCTTCAGCCACCCCTTGAAACCGCATTGAGGGCTGATGAATCATAAGGCGAGAATTTGGCAAAGCCAGCCGATCTGCCTTATCTGCCGCCATCATAATCACCGTCGCCGCACTGGCTGACAGACCCGCACTGATAATTTTTACTCTGGGGCGGATAAACCGAATCATATCGTAAATCGCAAACCCATCGTACACACTACCGCCGGGCGAATTAATAAAAATTTTAATCGGTTCTTCTGGATCTTCATGATCCAAAAACAGCAACTGCGCCGTCACCTTAGCCGTCAATTTGTGATCCACGGGATCGGAAATCAAAATCGTACGCGCATCTATCAGTCCCTTGTTCAAAATACCGTTCTTCGACGCGCCGTCTTCCTCTTTATCCTCATCCTCGAGGATCACATCGTCCTCAAAAATCATCCAATCCTCCAAAAAATAAAATCAAAAAACTCGTTATAACCAATGGCTCAATTTATCCTATATCCCCATTTGAGTCAAGAGGCTTGCTATTAATTTTTTCTCTCCAAACGCCTAATCCGCCCTCACCAACTTCACCTCCACACTCTTACCATCCTGACACATAAACGCCACAATCGTCTGATCCGACTGAACCCTTGCGTCCGCCAGATCATACGCACCATCCAAACGCCATTTTCCGCGCACTGTCACCTCCACCTTCCGCGGCATACTCGCCTGATTGACAATCAGCGAACCATCCTGACGGTGCGGCGTTTGAATCTCCCAGTCCCACCCAAAATCCGGATCAGCAACAGAAAGCAATAACCCGTCACCCACTTCTCGGACCATCACCAAACTCGGCAAAGATACAGCCTCAACAGGTCCACCTGTCGGCCTTGCATCCTTATCGAACAGCGCATAACCCGTCGCCTTCATCCCCCGGTGATGCACAATATGTGCCTGACCATCTTGCCGCCACACATAGTATTCCGGTGAACTCGCAAACGCACGCACCCTATCCGGCGACCTCTGAACCAGCACGGCATAGTGATACGACGCATCCTGAGGCGCGCTCCCGTGATCCAGATACGCCAGTTCAAAAGCCCCTGTACCGCCGCTATCCCTACCATAATTTTTAGAAACTTGCACCTGACGCTGCACCCGCAAATCGCCCCCATCGGGAACCACATACCCATTGCCCAGAGAATCCATCAGCCATGCCCTCTGCCCCATTGTCCCCGAAAACATGTATGGAATCGCATGCACACTTTCCCCATTCACCCCCGTAGAACGGTCCTCAGAGATAGCCGCCTGAAATAGCGGCGTCACCGTCGCATGCCCACCATCATCATTCTCAATACCCGACCCCAGGCAAACCAGCACATCGTCAAAACAGAACACCGTCTTAACCGCCCGAAAACTCGTATTGAATCTCGTATCGTGCAACTTCAGCGCAAACACGCCATCTTGTCCCTCCAAATTCACCCCACCCACAAAAGTCTCATCCGAAAAATTGCGATCGCGTCCCTCGTGTTTGAGCTGCTCATGACTCAGGCGAATCGCCGTCGTACCGGGCCACATACTCCAATCCCATCCATCTCGCACAATCCCACTCGCCTCACGGCCAACCGGATCGCCATTCGCGTAAATCAGCATCGTCCCATAGCTCAAATAACGACCGAGCGGATTATTCCTCCCCGACGATTCGTAATCCCACACGTACTTGCTCCACCCCTTCATACTCACCATCCAGTCCCCACGCCGATGTATGGACAGCGCGCCATAAGGCAGAGTCCAGTGCCCGGACGGCGGAGCGGCAGGTGCGTACCCCGCCTCTGCAAAATCTGCCATCATCTGCATCGCACCCGGCGTGTGCAAATACATCAGCCGCACCGATACCCGCTCAAACAAATCTTCTATCAGCAACTGCGATTGAGGTCTCCAAAGCTGCATAAACGCGCCCGATAATTCCGCATCCACCGGAGAATAGCTCAAAGCCACATACATATACGCCGGCAAAAGTTTGGTAGCCACCGCTGTATTCCGCGGAAAACGACCATTAACAGCCATTGAAATATCATACGTATTCGCCATAATCCTGGACGTCAACAGTGCCTGCTTCAAATTATCGCGCTTATCATCCGCAACTGCAAAAGGCGTATCATACAACAAATACACCAGCACAGAAGCCACGTGAAAAGCATTTGGCGCATACCCACTCGCGTAAATACCTCGATGGTGAAAACCCACAAAATCCGGCTTAATCGTATCCAGCCACCCAGGCGCAATAGATAGTGCATTATTGAGCCATACAATATAGCGACGCATATTCGCCACCTTCTCGGGCGAATCGTCCATCATCAAAATGCACAACAACCGATACATCGCCACCGAACGCAAAAAATCCGCATTCGCGCCCGGCACCTGCGGATCCTCATACAACTCGCCAAACATACTGAACCATTTCAGCGTCGCCAACTCTCGCGCCAGTAACCCCTTGCTCCGCAAAACATCCCGCATCAAATACACGGCATGGGCATATCCC is drawn from Gemmatimonadota bacterium and contains these coding sequences:
- a CDS encoding ATP-dependent Clp protease proteolytic subunit, producing the protein MIFEDDVILEDEDKEEDGASKNGILNKGLIDARTILISDPVDHKLTAKVTAQLLFLDHEDPEEPIKIFINSPGGSVYDGFAIYDMIRFIRPRVKIISAGLSASAATVIMMAADKADRLALPNSRLMIHQPSMRFQGVAEDVRRTAEEVVKIKKKINEMYADETGQPLEKIEEDTDRDYWMSPDEAVEYGLISRVVNGFDEIGE
- a CDS encoding chondroitinase family polysaccharide lyase — encoded protein: MKWIFIFAVGMASAALAQDMPWHYDFEDESGAYRVDAGSEVSLSMRRYKGGQHSLKWSWQNNGRILFTDPAPGRNKALTGFRAWVYNEVALDEVLTFRFGTESELAANNPRYQFEFGLNFTGWRAMWIHLRDDARNRSYEGARNGRVTAFEIRAPNSGAVYLDLVALVERIHPRRSPDAQVPFVNANRADRSREYRWSQNRLPGPLPLQITDDERQAFETIARRYEAWVLGAGVKDDQREPVRIRLNELKDYIRRGYRSLADYEIRREDDRILGKPLFAELSPYEPLFQSVFQGVLLRLVLDYRLNGNEEARDRVIDIFDYLHDQGWADGSGVGAMHHEFLRVAGYAHAVYLMRDVLRSKGLLARELATLKWFSMFGELYEDPQVPGANADFLRSVAMYRLLCILMMDDSPEKVANMRRYIVWLNNALSIAPGWLDTIKPDFVGFHHRGIYASGYAPNAFHVASVLVYLLYDTPFAVADDKRDNLKQALLTSRIMANTYDISMAVNGRFPRNTAVATKLLPAYMYVALSYSPVDAELSGAFMQLWRPQSQLLIEDLFERVSVRLMYLHTPGAMQMMADFAEAGYAPAAPPSGHWTLPYGALSIHRRGDWMVSMKGWSKYVWDYESSGRNNPLGRYLSYGTMLIYANGDPVGREASGIVRDGWDWSMWPGTTAIRLSHEQLKHEGRDRNFSDETFVGGVNLEGQDGVFALKLHDTRFNTSFRAVKTVFCFDDVLVCLGSGIENDDGGHATVTPLFQAAISEDRSTGVNGESVHAIPYMFSGTMGQRAWLMDSLGNGYVVPDGGDLRVQRQVQVSKNYGRDSGGTGAFELAYLDHGSAPQDASYHYAVLVQRSPDRVRAFASSPEYYVWRQDGQAHIVHHRGMKATGYALFDKDARPTGGPVEAVSLPSLVMVREVGDGLLLSVADPDFGWDWEIQTPHRQDGSLIVNQASMPRKVEVTVRGKWRLDGAYDLADARVQSDQTIVAFMCQDGKSVEVKLVRAD